A single region of the Microthrixaceae bacterium genome encodes:
- the purD gene encoding phosphoribosylamine--glycine ligase: MKVVVVGSGGREHALAATLSRTCDVVVTPGNPGIPNSVPDDPETIDADLYVIGPEQPLVDGLADRLRAAGKLVFGPGADGARLEGSKAYMKELLVEAGVPTAAHGTFTDEAAALEFLDQMTSPYVIKTDGLAGGKGVLVTESLDEARQAVRRYLSGAAFGAAGRTLIVEEGLSGPEISVFAICDGTKAVLLSPAQDFKRINDGDEGPNTGGMGAYTPVPGVDDAVLADVLNRFINPTLETLRSRGIDYRGVLFAGLMLTADGPRMLEYNVRFGDPECQVVTPRLRNDLAQILAEAAAGDLRTTPDYGEDALVNVVCAASGYPQNPRTGDVITGIEAAAAREGVTVYCAGVARNDEGDLVTAGGRVLNVVGRGATIAEARERAFAAIDDIQFDGMHVRRDIAAAAAEASW, encoded by the coding sequence ATGAAGGTCGTGGTCGTTGGCTCGGGTGGTCGTGAGCACGCGCTCGCCGCAACCCTGAGCCGTACCTGCGACGTCGTAGTCACCCCGGGCAATCCCGGCATACCGAATTCGGTCCCCGACGATCCTGAGACGATCGACGCCGACCTGTACGTCATCGGCCCCGAGCAGCCGTTGGTCGACGGCCTCGCCGATCGTCTGCGCGCTGCGGGCAAGCTCGTCTTCGGCCCCGGCGCCGACGGGGCGCGCCTCGAGGGGTCCAAGGCCTACATGAAGGAACTGTTGGTTGAGGCTGGCGTTCCGACGGCGGCGCATGGGACCTTCACCGACGAGGCCGCGGCATTGGAGTTCCTCGATCAGATGACCTCGCCGTACGTCATCAAGACCGATGGACTGGCCGGTGGAAAGGGTGTGCTCGTCACCGAATCGCTCGACGAGGCCCGACAAGCGGTTCGTCGATATCTTTCCGGCGCAGCGTTCGGAGCTGCGGGTCGCACGCTCATCGTCGAGGAGGGGCTCAGCGGGCCGGAGATCTCGGTGTTCGCCATCTGCGACGGCACCAAGGCCGTCCTGTTGTCGCCGGCCCAGGACTTCAAGCGGATCAACGATGGCGACGAGGGGCCGAACACCGGTGGAATGGGGGCCTACACCCCGGTCCCCGGTGTCGATGACGCCGTGTTGGCGGACGTGTTGAATCGCTTCATCAACCCGACGTTGGAGACGCTCCGGTCGCGGGGCATCGACTACCGCGGCGTGCTGTTCGCCGGATTGATGCTGACCGCCGACGGTCCCCGGATGCTCGAGTACAACGTGCGATTCGGTGACCCGGAGTGTCAGGTCGTAACCCCTCGATTGCGCAATGACCTCGCTCAGATCCTGGCCGAGGCGGCCGCCGGCGATCTGCGCACCACTCCCGACTATGGCGAGGATGCCTTGGTGAACGTCGTGTGCGCCGCGTCGGGATATCCCCAGAACCCCCGTACCGGCGATGTGATCACCGGCATCGAGGCCGCTGCGGCCCGCGAGGGAGTCACGGTGTACTGCGCTGGGGTCGCTCGAAACGACGAGGGCGACCTCGTCACCGCGGGTGGCAGAGTGCTGAACGTCGTGGGGCGCGGCGCCACGATCGCTGAGGCCCGCGAACGGGCCTTTGCCGCGATCGACGACATCCAATTCGACGGGATGCATGTACGCCGCGACATCGCGGCCGCTGCAGCCGAAGCGTCGTGGTGA
- a CDS encoding HNH endonuclease, with translation MPGDGVTATGRSRRARYARRRTARLARVDNDLSNDEWRALVDAWGACAYCGATERALQRDCVLPISRGGRYTLDNVVPACGPCNASKCNDEVTGWLRRKRLDERSFLLRHHEVSSALAERFPRAPT, from the coding sequence ATGCCGGGTGACGGAGTGACGGCGACCGGGCGCAGTCGGCGTGCGCGTTACGCACGGCGGCGCACCGCGCGTCTCGCTCGAGTCGACAACGACCTCTCGAACGACGAGTGGCGGGCGCTGGTCGACGCCTGGGGAGCGTGCGCCTACTGCGGCGCGACGGAGCGGGCGTTGCAGCGAGACTGCGTGCTGCCCATCTCACGCGGCGGTCGGTACACCCTCGACAACGTGGTGCCCGCCTGCGGGCCCTGTAACGCCAGCAAGTGCAACGACGAGGTGACGGGCTGGCTCCGGCGCAAAAGGCTCGACGAACGCAGTTTTCTCCTCCGTCACCACGAGGTGTCCTCCGCGCTGGCCGAACGCTTCCCGCGGGCACCGACATGA
- the purB gene encoding adenylosuccinate lyase, whose product MSDTSIPNVLAARYASTEMVEVWSPRRKVILERQLWIAVMRAQAELGIDIPAEAIAAYESVIDQVDLTSIAERERVTRHDVKARIDEFCALAGHEHIHKGMTSRDLTENVEQLQIRLALELVRDRMVSALAKLGNRVGEFAEQPLTGRSHNVAAQTTTLGKRFANAGQELLVAFDRIEDLLERYPLRGLKGPVGTQQDQMDLLGGDARAMGELEARVAAHLGFGHVLTNVGQVYPRSLDFDVVAALVQAAAAPSSLATTMRLMAGHDLVTEGFKPGQVGSSAMPHKMNSRSCERICGFHTILNGYLTMVGGLAGDQWNEGDVSCSVVRRVALPDAFFAIDGLFETLLTVLDELGAYPAVIQRELDRYLPFLATTKVLMAAVQHGVGREVAHEVIKEHAVAAALAMREHLDGSNDLVERLETDDRLGLAPGTLAALFAEPLRFTGNAVAQSAAFVDQVEALARRYPAAAAYAPAPIL is encoded by the coding sequence GTGAGCGACACCTCGATTCCGAACGTACTCGCAGCCCGCTACGCATCGACCGAGATGGTCGAGGTGTGGTCGCCGCGCCGCAAGGTGATCCTCGAGCGGCAGTTGTGGATCGCGGTGATGCGTGCGCAGGCGGAACTCGGCATCGACATCCCCGCCGAAGCGATCGCCGCGTACGAGTCGGTGATCGATCAGGTCGATCTGACATCCATTGCGGAGCGTGAACGGGTCACCCGCCACGACGTGAAGGCGCGCATCGACGAGTTCTGTGCACTGGCCGGCCACGAACACATCCACAAGGGGATGACGAGTCGCGACCTCACCGAGAACGTCGAACAGCTTCAGATCCGCCTGGCGCTCGAGTTGGTACGCGACCGAATGGTGAGCGCGCTCGCGAAGCTGGGCAATCGGGTCGGCGAATTCGCCGAGCAGCCGCTGACCGGCCGGAGCCACAACGTGGCGGCGCAGACGACCACGCTGGGCAAACGCTTTGCCAACGCCGGCCAGGAGCTGCTCGTCGCGTTCGACCGCATCGAAGACCTGTTGGAGCGCTACCCGCTGCGGGGATTGAAAGGCCCGGTGGGCACCCAACAGGATCAAATGGATCTGCTGGGAGGCGATGCGAGGGCGATGGGTGAACTCGAAGCTCGAGTTGCTGCACACCTCGGGTTCGGGCACGTGCTCACCAACGTCGGTCAGGTCTACCCACGAAGCCTCGACTTCGATGTCGTTGCGGCATTGGTGCAGGCCGCGGCGGCTCCCTCCAGCCTGGCGACGACCATGCGCTTGATGGCCGGTCATGATCTTGTGACCGAGGGGTTCAAGCCGGGCCAGGTGGGTTCGTCGGCGATGCCGCACAAGATGAACAGCCGCAGCTGCGAACGCATCTGTGGGTTTCACACCATCCTCAACGGGTATCTCACGATGGTCGGAGGCCTCGCGGGAGACCAGTGGAACGAGGGAGACGTCAGTTGTTCGGTGGTGCGCCGCGTGGCGTTGCCCGACGCGTTCTTCGCCATCGATGGTCTTTTCGAGACGTTGTTGACGGTGCTCGACGAACTCGGCGCGTATCCGGCGGTGATCCAGCGCGAACTCGACCGCTATCTGCCATTCCTCGCCACGACCAAGGTGCTCATGGCGGCGGTTCAACACGGTGTCGGGCGCGAGGTCGCCCATGAGGTCATCAAGGAGCATGCCGTGGCCGCAGCTCTGGCGATGCGCGAACACCTGGACGGTTCAAACGACCTCGTCGAGCGCCTCGAGACGGATGATCGCCTCGGCTTGGCCCCGGGGACGCTCGCCGCGCTCTTCGCGGAACCGTTGCGTTTCACGGGCAACGCCGTCGCCCAGAGCGCGGCGTTCGTCGACCAGGTCGAGGCCCTGGCACGTCGTTACCCAGCAGCCGCAGCCTACGCTCCGGCCCCGATCCTGTAG
- the purM gene encoding phosphoribosylformylglycinamidine cyclo-ligase — protein MNDNSTAQQGATYEAAGVSIHAGDEAVARIKNSVRSTFRPEVLGDIGGFGGLFALGTRYRDPVLVSTTDGVGTKAMVATAAGRFDTIGLDLVAMCVDDLVCQGAEPLFFLDYISIGKLDPDHVAKLVDGVAEGCRQAGCALIGGEMAEHPGAMDPGEFDLVGFAVGVVERTEIIDGSRVAPGDVLIGLHSPGLRSNGYSLARHVVFDVAGMSLEDPAWDAQDAPSLADELLVPSVIYAPTVRELGSQVEIHSVAHITGGGIGGNLNRVLNDHTDAIVERGSWEPPRIFAEIQRLGSISDEEMAKVFNLGIGMIVTIPESESQRALEVLESLGQRAAVIGRIVEGTGAVVLS, from the coding sequence ATGAACGACAATTCCACGGCCCAGCAAGGTGCCACCTACGAAGCGGCAGGCGTGTCGATTCATGCCGGCGACGAGGCGGTAGCTCGCATCAAGAACTCGGTGCGTTCGACGTTTCGACCTGAGGTGCTCGGCGACATCGGCGGGTTCGGAGGCCTCTTCGCCCTCGGGACTAGGTACCGCGACCCGGTGCTGGTGTCGACAACCGACGGCGTCGGCACAAAGGCGATGGTCGCGACCGCCGCGGGCCGCTTCGACACGATCGGACTCGATCTCGTGGCCATGTGTGTCGACGACCTGGTGTGCCAAGGCGCCGAGCCGCTGTTCTTTCTCGACTACATCAGCATCGGCAAACTCGACCCCGACCACGTCGCCAAACTGGTCGACGGGGTCGCTGAAGGTTGTCGCCAGGCGGGCTGCGCTCTGATCGGCGGTGAGATGGCCGAGCACCCGGGGGCCATGGATCCGGGAGAGTTCGATCTGGTCGGGTTTGCCGTCGGCGTCGTGGAACGAACCGAGATCATCGACGGATCCCGAGTGGCACCCGGCGACGTGTTGATCGGACTGCACTCGCCGGGGCTTCGTTCCAACGGCTACTCGCTGGCTCGCCACGTGGTGTTCGATGTCGCAGGCATGTCGCTCGAAGACCCGGCATGGGACGCGCAGGACGCCCCGAGCCTTGCGGATGAGTTGCTCGTTCCCTCGGTGATCTACGCGCCGACGGTTCGTGAACTGGGTTCGCAGGTGGAGATTCACTCCGTCGCCCACATCACCGGCGGTGGGATCGGCGGCAACTTGAATCGGGTACTCAACGACCACACCGACGCCATCGTCGAGCGAGGGTCGTGGGAGCCACCGCGGATCTTCGCGGAGATTCAGCGGCTCGGGTCCATCTCCGACGAGGAGATGGCGAAGGTCTTCAACCTGGGTATCGGCATGATCGTGACCATTCCCGAAAGTGAGTCGCAGCGAGCGCTTGAGGTGCTCGAATCGCTCGGCCAGCGGGCGGCGGTGATCGGGCGGATCGTCGAAGGCACCGGTGCGGTGGTGCTCTCGTGA
- the purF gene encoding amidophosphoribosyltransferase yields the protein MTAIESFPGELSDRDLIDDGRPGEECGVFGVYAPGKAVGHLCYLGIFALQHRGQESAGIATSDGHHLTVVKDVGLVSSVFDDRTLAALDGQMGIGHTRYSTTGSSAWMNSQPMFRDVGHTQLALAHNGNLANTADLAEEAGMLPGLASSDTEVMAELLSRQLGSVPGGSGNELEQALCAVLPSLQGAFSLVITDTNHIFGVRDPNGFRPLCLGRLDGGWVLASETPALDIVGAHFVREIDPGEMVVIDRDGVRSLRVFPEERIDPTLCLFEFVYFARPDSTLYGRSVHAARVRMGERLAQQSPVEADLVMGVPESGVPAAEGYARHSAIPFGQGLVKNRYIGRTFIAPTQDMRSMAVRMKLNPLRENIAGKRLVVVDDSIVRGTTTRAMIQMLREAGAIEVHLRISSPPYRWPCFYGMDTGTRSELLAANMTVDEIRDYLGVDTLAYLSLDRLIEATGATNAGYCTACLTGNYPVPVPVELSTAAGSTSDLSSADERGDHRIVDVDVAAGPKP from the coding sequence GTGACGGCAATCGAGTCATTTCCCGGTGAGCTCTCGGATCGGGATCTCATCGATGACGGTCGACCCGGCGAGGAGTGTGGCGTCTTTGGCGTCTACGCCCCTGGCAAGGCCGTCGGCCACCTCTGCTATCTCGGAATCTTCGCGCTGCAGCACCGCGGCCAGGAGTCTGCAGGAATCGCCACCAGCGATGGCCATCACCTGACGGTGGTCAAAGACGTGGGGCTGGTCTCATCGGTGTTCGACGACCGCACGCTCGCGGCGCTCGACGGCCAGATGGGGATCGGCCACACCCGTTACTCGACCACCGGCTCAAGCGCGTGGATGAACTCCCAGCCGATGTTTCGCGATGTCGGCCACACCCAGTTAGCCCTCGCTCACAACGGAAACCTCGCCAACACCGCCGACCTGGCGGAGGAGGCGGGGATGCTTCCGGGTTTGGCGAGTTCCGATACCGAGGTGATGGCGGAACTGCTGAGCCGTCAACTCGGCAGCGTTCCGGGAGGCTCGGGCAACGAGCTGGAACAGGCGCTGTGCGCGGTGCTTCCTTCGTTGCAGGGAGCGTTCTCGTTGGTGATCACCGACACGAACCACATCTTCGGTGTCCGCGATCCGAACGGTTTTCGTCCGCTGTGTCTCGGCCGGCTCGACGGTGGGTGGGTCCTCGCAAGTGAGACTCCAGCGCTCGACATCGTCGGAGCCCACTTCGTGCGCGAGATCGACCCCGGCGAAATGGTGGTCATCGATCGCGACGGCGTGCGCTCGTTGCGGGTGTTTCCTGAGGAACGGATCGATCCGACGCTTTGCTTGTTCGAGTTCGTGTACTTCGCCCGACCCGACTCGACGTTGTACGGGCGAAGTGTCCACGCCGCCCGGGTTCGTATGGGCGAGCGCCTTGCCCAACAATCGCCCGTCGAAGCCGACCTCGTCATGGGGGTTCCCGAGTCGGGGGTGCCGGCGGCGGAAGGATACGCCCGCCATTCGGCCATTCCGTTCGGACAAGGCCTGGTCAAGAACCGCTACATCGGAAGAACGTTCATCGCCCCGACCCAGGACATGCGGTCGATGGCGGTGCGGATGAAACTCAATCCGTTGCGCGAAAACATTGCCGGCAAACGTCTGGTGGTGGTCGACGATTCGATCGTTCGGGGAACGACAACTCGAGCGATGATCCAGATGCTTCGTGAGGCGGGAGCGATCGAGGTACACCTGCGCATCAGTTCGCCGCCGTATCGCTGGCCGTGTTTCTACGGCATGGACACGGGCACCCGATCGGAGTTGCTCGCCGCGAACATGACGGTCGACGAGATCCGTGACTACCTCGGCGTCGACACCTTGGCGTATCTGTCCCTCGATCGGCTGATCGAGGCAACCGGTGCGACGAACGCCGGGTATTGCACCGCCTGCCTCACCGGGAACTATCCGGTTCCCGTTCCAGTGGAGTTGTCGACCGCGGCCGGGTCGACCTCGGACCTTTCGTCGGCCGATGAACGAGGGGATCACCGGATCGTCGACGTCGATGTCGCCGCCGGACCGAAGCCATGA
- the purS gene encoding phosphoribosylformylglycinamidine synthase subunit PurS, whose product MIFDCHVDVQLRPGIADPQGSTIERAMPALGFDGVSGVRVGKSIRFQVEASDEASARSEVEDMCARFLTNPVIEDAVIDLVERS is encoded by the coding sequence ATGATCTTCGACTGTCACGTGGATGTGCAGCTTCGCCCCGGCATCGCCGACCCGCAGGGATCGACGATTGAACGGGCGATGCCCGCACTGGGTTTCGATGGAGTGAGTGGGGTGCGCGTCGGAAAGAGCATCCGTTTCCAGGTCGAGGCGAGCGACGAGGCATCCGCTCGAAGCGAGGTCGAGGACATGTGCGCCCGATTCTTGACCAACCCGGTCATCGAGGACGCCGTCATCGATCTCGTGGAGCGCAGCTGA
- a CDS encoding phosphoribosylaminoimidazolesuccinocarboxamide synthase, giving the protein MIDLGLPHIYSGKVRDIYDAGDGRWVMVASDRISAFDVVMNEPVPNKGRVLTAMSAFWFEQFADLVGSHLISTDLADLPEGARNDEIAGRFMLVRKAEMLPIECIVRGYITGSAWKEYKNHSTMHGQRLAAGLQESDKLPEPVFTPSTKAEVGDHDENISFEQAVDIVGAELASKARDLSIELYRRGSELAAQRGIIIADTKFEMGILDGELVLADEVLTPDSSRFWPVDSWIPGTTPPSFDKQPVRDYLETLDWDKTPPPPQLPGEVVAASSQRYAEAYERVSGRRLSEWPGA; this is encoded by the coding sequence ATGATTGATCTCGGTCTCCCCCACATCTACTCCGGCAAGGTCCGCGACATCTATGACGCCGGCGACGGGCGCTGGGTCATGGTCGCTTCGGACCGCATCAGCGCCTTCGACGTGGTCATGAACGAGCCCGTTCCCAACAAGGGCAGGGTCCTCACCGCAATGTCGGCGTTCTGGTTTGAACAGTTCGCCGATCTCGTCGGGAGTCATCTCATCTCCACCGATCTCGCCGATCTGCCGGAGGGCGCCCGAAACGATGAAATCGCCGGACGGTTCATGCTGGTCCGCAAGGCGGAGATGCTGCCGATCGAGTGCATCGTGCGCGGATATATCACCGGATCGGCATGGAAGGAATACAAGAACCACTCCACGATGCACGGACAGCGGCTCGCCGCCGGGCTACAGGAATCGGACAAGCTCCCCGAGCCGGTATTCACGCCCTCGACCAAGGCCGAAGTCGGGGACCACGACGAGAACATCAGCTTTGAGCAGGCGGTCGACATCGTCGGCGCCGAGTTGGCCAGCAAGGCTCGCGACCTGTCGATTGAGTTGTATCGGCGTGGTTCCGAGCTGGCGGCGCAACGGGGCATCATCATTGCCGATACGAAGTTCGAGATGGGGATCCTCGATGGCGAACTCGTGCTCGCTGATGAGGTGCTGACGCCGGACTCGTCGCGCTTTTGGCCCGTCGATTCGTGGATCCCGGGAACCACCCCTCCGAGCTTTGATAAGCAGCCGGTTCGCGACTATCTCGAGACCCTCGACTGGGACAAGACCCCGCCGCCCCCGCAACTTCCCGGTGAGGTGGTCGCTGCATCGAGCCAGCGTTATGCCGAGGCGTACGAACGGGTCTCCGGTCGGCGGCTGAGCGAGTGGCCCGGAGCCTGA
- the purQ gene encoding phosphoribosylformylglycinamidine synthase subunit PurQ, producing the protein MAVTVGVVQFPGTNCELDVIEGVASLGAQGSILWHGDDSVGSVDAVVIAGGFAHGDYLRPGAIARFSPIMAAVAQFAADGGPVVGICNGFQVLTEAGLLPGALQKNAGLKFKCAETELRVETTDSVLTGDARAGQVLRMPINHFEGNYTCSAETLAHLRDEDRVVVRYVDNPNGSIDNIAGVCSAGRNVVGLMPHPERATHELLGSTDGRVLLGSLLSAATQ; encoded by the coding sequence ATGGCCGTCACGGTTGGGGTGGTTCAGTTCCCTGGGACGAACTGCGAACTCGACGTGATCGAAGGCGTCGCCTCGCTCGGAGCCCAAGGTTCCATTCTGTGGCACGGAGATGACTCGGTGGGGTCGGTGGATGCCGTGGTGATAGCTGGTGGGTTCGCCCATGGCGATTACCTCCGCCCCGGGGCCATCGCCCGTTTTTCGCCGATCATGGCGGCGGTCGCCCAATTCGCGGCAGATGGAGGCCCGGTCGTCGGGATCTGCAACGGGTTCCAGGTTCTGACCGAAGCAGGGCTGCTGCCCGGGGCGTTGCAGAAAAACGCCGGTCTCAAATTCAAGTGCGCCGAGACGGAACTGCGAGTTGAGACGACCGATTCGGTGTTGACGGGAGACGCCCGGGCTGGTCAGGTTCTTCGCATGCCCATCAATCATTTCGAGGGCAATTACACCTGTTCGGCCGAGACGTTGGCTCACCTGCGTGACGAGGACCGCGTCGTGGTGCGCTACGTCGACAATCCGAATGGCTCGATCGACAACATCGCCGGGGTCTGTTCCGCCGGTCGCAATGTCGTGGGGCTGATGCCGCACCCCGAACGGGCCACCCACGAGTTGTTGGGCTCAACCGATGGTCGCGTGTTGCTGGGATCGCTTCTGAGCGCAGCAACACAGTAA
- the purE gene encoding 5-(carboxyamino)imidazole ribonucleotide mutase encodes MKVAILMGSASDTDKMKPASETLAKFGIEADVRVLSAHRNHSQVSDLVSSARDNGYVAFICGAGMAAHLAGAVAAQTTLPVVGVPLSGGALNGVDALYSTVQMPKGIPVATVAVDGSMNAALLVVQMLAISDADLAAKLADHRAEMAGA; translated from the coding sequence GTGAAGGTTGCAATTCTGATGGGGTCCGCATCGGACACCGACAAGATGAAGCCGGCGAGCGAGACGCTCGCCAAATTCGGTATCGAGGCAGATGTCCGGGTGCTGTCGGCACACCGCAACCACTCGCAGGTCTCCGATCTGGTATCGAGCGCCCGCGACAACGGTTACGTCGCGTTCATCTGCGGCGCCGGAATGGCTGCGCATCTCGCCGGAGCCGTGGCCGCCCAGACCACCCTGCCGGTCGTCGGTGTGCCGCTGTCGGGTGGTGCGCTCAACGGAGTCGACGCCCTGTATTCGACCGTGCAGATGCCCAAGGGCATTCCGGTTGCGACGGTCGCGGTCGACGGGTCGATGAATGCAGCCCTGCTCGTCGTGCAGATGTTGGCGATCAGTGACGCGGATCTCGCTGCCAAACTCGCCGATCACCGCGCCGAGATGGCCGGCGCTTGA
- the purL gene encoding phosphoribosylformylglycinamidine synthase subunit PurL: protein MAAPVDVPVHQALGLTDSELDDIIETLGREPNHLELAMYSVMWSEHCSYKSSRVHLKRLPTEAEWVMVGPGENAGVVDVGDGIALAMRIESHNHPSAIEPYQGAATGVGGILRDIFTMGARPIALMDPLRFGSLDDARSRWIAEGVVSGVSGYGNSVGVPTIGGETVFDATYQGNPLVNVFCAGILPHERLVLAKASGHGNLAVLLGSSTGRDGIGGVSVLASAGFGDEEQEQAKRPSVQVGDPYEEKRLIEACLALLDAGYVVGIQDLGGAGLVCATSETAASGGVGMDVYVRAVPQREADMEPFEIMTSESQERMLAIVEPSNLEAVLGICRRWEINAAVVGTVNTEADGMLRIFDCADASSATPERMVGCVPAKSLDEDSPVYHRPMAEPEGHSKRRANSANGLAAPDDVAADLLEMLCDTSWVYSQYDHQLFLNTVETPGGDAAVLRLKHPSTGADTGKGLAFTTDGNHRWCAVDPRVGTAATVAESIMNLASVGARPLAVVNCLNFGNPEHPVVMWQLSEAVDGMTEACLAFGVPVIGGNVSLYNESRGSDIDPTPVVGTLGLIDELTVRPPSVALVEGGRILLLGETQRELSGSLWARNQGHVEGTLPEVDYDAIAKVAGLVRQLVADRMVVGTHDVSSGGVGLAVAEMAVRSGVGARLARISDHIDLFSESVGRTIVCVEADRAREVLDLCELHGVPVTQLGAAGGEVLSVKDLFEVPLSSAVSAWRDRLSDALGSGTVQG, encoded by the coding sequence ATGGCCGCACCCGTAGATGTTCCCGTCCACCAAGCGTTGGGGCTCACCGACAGTGAGCTTGACGACATCATCGAGACGCTGGGACGCGAACCCAACCATCTGGAATTGGCGATGTACTCGGTGATGTGGTCGGAACATTGTTCCTACAAGTCGTCGCGGGTCCACCTGAAGCGCCTCCCCACCGAGGCCGAGTGGGTGATGGTGGGGCCTGGCGAGAACGCCGGAGTGGTCGATGTCGGCGACGGCATCGCGCTGGCGATGCGTATCGAGAGCCACAACCACCCCTCCGCGATCGAGCCGTATCAGGGAGCAGCGACCGGGGTAGGTGGGATTCTGCGCGACATCTTCACGATGGGAGCACGGCCGATCGCGTTGATGGACCCGTTGCGGTTCGGGTCGCTCGACGACGCCCGCAGCCGTTGGATCGCCGAAGGGGTCGTGTCGGGGGTGAGCGGCTATGGAAACTCCGTCGGTGTCCCCACGATCGGCGGCGAGACCGTTTTCGACGCGACCTACCAGGGCAATCCGCTCGTGAACGTGTTCTGCGCGGGGATCCTGCCCCACGAGCGTCTCGTGCTCGCCAAAGCGTCGGGTCACGGGAACCTCGCGGTGTTGTTGGGGTCGAGCACGGGACGTGACGGCATCGGTGGCGTGTCGGTGCTCGCTTCGGCAGGCTTCGGCGATGAGGAACAGGAACAGGCCAAGCGGCCGTCGGTGCAGGTGGGCGACCCCTATGAGGAAAAGCGCCTGATCGAGGCGTGTCTGGCGCTGCTCGATGCGGGCTATGTCGTCGGCATCCAGGACCTCGGGGGAGCGGGCCTGGTATGCGCCACGTCGGAGACGGCTGCGAGCGGTGGCGTCGGCATGGACGTCTACGTGCGCGCCGTACCCCAGCGAGAAGCCGACATGGAGCCCTTCGAGATCATGACTTCGGAGTCGCAGGAGCGGATGTTGGCGATCGTCGAGCCGTCGAATCTCGAGGCGGTGCTCGGCATCTGTCGCCGGTGGGAGATCAACGCTGCGGTGGTGGGCACGGTCAACACCGAGGCGGATGGCATGTTGAGGATCTTCGACTGTGCCGATGCCTCCTCAGCGACCCCGGAGCGGATGGTGGGCTGTGTGCCAGCCAAGTCCCTCGATGAGGACAGCCCGGTGTATCACCGGCCGATGGCCGAGCCTGAGGGCCATTCGAAGCGTCGGGCGAACAGTGCGAACGGCCTTGCCGCGCCGGATGACGTCGCCGCAGACCTGCTGGAGATGTTGTGTGACACGAGTTGGGTGTACAGCCAGTACGACCATCAACTGTTTCTGAACACGGTGGAAACCCCCGGTGGCGATGCCGCGGTGTTGCGGCTCAAGCACCCGTCGACCGGCGCGGACACCGGCAAGGGCCTGGCGTTCACCACCGACGGCAATCACCGTTGGTGCGCGGTCGACCCGAGGGTGGGCACGGCGGCGACCGTGGCGGAATCCATCATGAACCTCGCCTCGGTGGGTGCACGCCCGCTAGCGGTGGTGAACTGCCTGAACTTCGGCAACCCCGAACACCCGGTGGTCATGTGGCAGCTTTCCGAGGCGGTCGACGGGATGACCGAGGCTTGCCTCGCGTTCGGGGTGCCGGTGATCGGCGGCAACGTCAGCCTCTACAACGAGAGCCGCGGTTCCGACATCGATCCCACCCCGGTCGTGGGAACCCTTGGCCTCATCGACGAACTCACGGTTCGACCGCCATCGGTTGCGCTGGTCGAGGGTGGGCGGATTCTGTTGCTCGGCGAAACGCAGCGAGAGCTGTCGGGTTCGTTGTGGGCGCGCAACCAGGGCCATGTCGAGGGGACGTTGCCCGAGGTGGATTACGACGCGATCGCCAAGGTCGCGGGTCTGGTCCGGCAACTGGTTGCGGACCGGATGGTCGTCGGCACCCATGACGTGAGTTCCGGAGGCGTCGGCTTGGCGGTCGCGGAGATGGCGGTGCGAAGCGGGGTTGGGGCACGCCTCGCCCGGATTTCCGACCACATCGATCTGTTCTCCGAGTCCGTTGGCCGAACGATCGTGTGCGTCGAAGCAGACCGTGCCCGCGAGGTCCTCGACCTGTGCGAGTTGCACGGGGTGCCGGTGACACAACTCGGTGCGGCAGGCGGCGAGGTGCTGTCGGTGAAAGACCTCTTCGAGGTGCCGCTTTCCTCGGCGGTCAGCGCCTGGCGGGACCGGCTCAGCGACGCGCTCGGCTCGGGCACCGTCCAGGGTTGA